The following nucleotide sequence is from Psychroserpens sp. Hel_I_66.
GCTGTTCTGGACGTTTGCCAAATATAACATTTGCTTTTAAATTATCTGATAGATTGAAGCTTTTTAAACTGTTTCGCAATGTTTTTCTGCGTTGTTGAAATGCAGTTTTTACAACTCTAAAAAACAACTTTTCATCTACCTGCAAAGTGAAGTTTTCTTTTCGCTTTAATCGTAGAACTCCTGAATCTACTTTTGGTGGCGGATTAAAAACCGATGGTGGCACAGTAAATAAATATTCTGCATCGTAGAAAGCTTGGGTGAGCACAGATAAAATTCCGTAGACTTTTGAGCCTTCTTTTGAGCAAATGCGTGCTGCAACTTCTTTTTGGAACATACCGGAAAATTCCGGGATTTGCTCACGCATTTCTAAAGTCTTAAAAACAATTTGTGTAGAAATATTATATGGAAAGTTTCCTATAATAGCGAACGGTTCTTCACCAAATATTTCAGTTATATCATATTTGAGAAAATCCTTCTCATGAACGCGATCTGCCAAATTGAGATAATTGGCTTTGAGATATTCTACCGATTCTGGGTCGATTTCAATAACATGCGTTTTAACCTTTTTTTTAAGCAAGTATTTTGTTAAGACACCCATTCCTGGGCCAATCTCCAAAACGTGGCGGTATCCCTCTAACGATAGCGTATCTGCGATGTCTTGAGCAATCGACTCATCATTTAAAAAGTGTTGCCCTAAGTATTTTTTTGCTTTTACTGACATGTTTTTCTTTTTCTTGTTTTCCCGCAATCCCAAAAGCTTTCGGGTGTAGAAGCTAAAATTAAAGGTGTATTATCACTTTTATTCTTGCTGTTACATACAAATATGTAAGTCTTTTAAGTAAATTTTACGTTGTACTCATCAACGATTTGCAGTTCTGTTCTAAAAGCTAACATTTTATCTGCAAATTTCTTTAGTCCCTCTTGACGAAGTCGGTCTGCATCTTCTCTATAATATGTGTCTAATGCTTCTCTTGAGTACGAACGATATTGTATTGAATAAGTTTTGCCTCCCAATTCTTCTTCTACCAAAACTTGTGATAGTGTTGCTTTTTCAAATTTCCCAGTGCCTAATACCTGCGGAATATGTTCTGTCTTAATCCACTCTAACCACTGCTCATGGACAGAATCTTCTATATTTACTGTGACGTTGTATATGATCATTTTTTTTGTATTGTATATTCCGCATTAAGAACGAAATGTCTGCTTTTATAAATCTTTTGCAAATAACAGAAGTTCTTCGTCGTCTTCAAAGGGTTTTACTGTTTTTTGGTAAGATAAGCCTAATTTTTACCAAAGGTAATAAAGGTGAATTTCAAAAAGAAATGAGTAATTAATAAGTTCAAATTTTATTGTAGGTTTTGAACATTAAAAATTAATTTATAGCATCACCACGTAACATCCTAAAACGCTTTCTGGCTTCAATGAAGTAAATGCTATCTTCGTGATTAAAGATGATTTTCTCGTAGAGTTCTTTGGCTTTTTCTGGTTGTTCCAGTTGATTTTGATAAAGTTCTGCCAAATAAAAATGTGCATCGTCTGCTAAAATTTCGTCCCTATAATTATCAATGATATATTGGTAATTAGCGACAGCTTTATCAATTTGCTTTGTTTTTTCATACAATTTAGCTTGCATATATAAGGCCTGGTCCTCAATGGTTTCTCCTTTGTGCTCATTCAAAATTTTATCTATGAGCGTTATGGCCTCTTTGTTTTTATTCTGAAAAGACATCAAGTCGGCTTTTGAATATAATTTTAAAGCAGTTTGAAGTGAATCTTCATCCTTATTATCGCTAATGAGTAATTTCAACTCCAAAGCATCATTAGCAATTAATTGAGATGTTGACGATTTTAAGATTTTTAACTGTGATTCTGCCCATGCAAAATCACCTTTATAATAGCTCGTCTTTGCTACTTTAAATCTTGCCTCTTGTGAAATTGTGCTATTTTTTAAATTGGCTTGGATTTGTGTGTAATAAATCAATGCTTCATTAAACCGCTCTTGAAAAACCAAAATATCTCCTAATTTTAGTTTTACAGTTGCTTCCTGAAATGTTGATAATTGTAAATCCAGACTTTTTTTCAAGAAATCACTTGCTTGTTTTGGCTCTTGTTTATTGAAGGCTAGAAAATTTCCGTAGGCAATCTGAAGCGCAATTGTTTGCTCATATTTTCCATATTGATCAAATAAATCATTAAATTTTTTATCTATCTCTTCAAGTTGTTTCCCATCTGCATTTTCAATATCCATTTCCAACATGTATTGGTTTGCAGTTAATCTGGTATCTATATCTTGGGAATTCTCCAAAACAAATTCAAATATTTCATTGGCAACCTTATACTCTTTTTGCTTTACGGTTGTAAGCGCAAGGTCTAAAATCCTGCTCAAGCTTTCTTGATTTCTTCGGTAAATTGCTTTTTCTTGAATAAATGCTTTGTTGTATTCTTTCTGCTGAATGTATAACCAGCTCAACATATCATTCCAATGTGGCTCTGGGTTAGACTGTGACTTTTTAAGAAGCAAAGTTCTTAAGATCATATTGTTTTCGTTGTCTTTATTTTCTGAAACGAAATCACTAAAAGCTCTTTTGGCTGTATTGAGAAAGCTTGGTTTGGACTCGACGTAATCAATATAATTAGAAAACAACAGTTCAATATTGCCTTGCTCACCATAAATTCGAGCCATTTGCATGTTGAAATTTAGGTCTGGGTTTAGTTCCATTCCTTTTTTATAGGTTGTCAAAGCTTGTTCTAAAAGGGAGTAATCTTCGAATTTTTTTGCAATTCCGTAGGTATAAGCAGGTTTTTCTATGACTTTTTGGATTGCTTCATCATAGTATTTATTTGCTAAGCCCAAACTATCCTTTAACTGATAGTTATATCCCAAATCTACAAGTAAAGGCGGATAATTAATCTCTCCCATACGTTGCATAATCTGCTGTTGAGACTCTTCGTAACGCTCTAATTGCTGGAGCGTCTCAATGATTCTATAGATGTATTTTGAATTTTTTTTATTTTCGTTTAACTTTTGATAAGATAGTAGTGCTTTGTCAAATTCGCCACGCTTAAAATAGTCGTCTGCCAGTTGTTCGCTTTGCGAAAACATAAGACCACAGTACAAAAGGGTTAAACTGATAATTATTTGGCGCATTTCATTTTTATTTATGTAAATATAACAAATGTAATATCGAGATATTGTGAATGTTTTTATAATTAATTCGGTAGACACCGTTTTATCTACGTTGTCTCGTAATTTTCACAACCGTATATCAAAAAAAATGCCTAAACTCACGTTTAGGCATTACCGACAAAATAAATGTGCTATTAATCTATTTTTTACAAAATGATTCAGTTATTCTGTTTGGCTTTTTTTTAAAAATTTACTTTTAATTACTTTAAACTTAAATCTTATAAAAAGACTTTACTTGCCAAAGCTACTAGTGCAACTAGCAGTACAATTCTCTTGATGTTTTTCATAATTAAGCAGGTTGGTTACTATTTGGTGGTACTAACTTCTGTAATTAATATGTAAACACAAAGAAAAATGCTAAAAAATCGTTAAACAACGTTATTTTTTAGCATTTAAGCGGTAATTTGTTTTATTTTCTTACAATGAATAAGAGTTTTCCTATGTTTTAGTCAAGATATTAGTATCGTACTAAATTTTGGAAAATCCTGTGTAAGGAATCAATACTTCTGGAATATGAATACCATCTTCTGCCTGATAATTTTCTAAAATACCAGCCAGTACTCTAGGCAATGCGAGTGAGCTACCATTAAGCGTATGGCATAACTCTATTTTACCTTCTTTATTTTTAAAACGTAGTTTCAATCTATTTGCCTGAAAAGTTTCAAAATTAGACACACTTGAAATTTCTAACCAACGGTCTTGCGCTGTAGAAAACACTTCAAAATCATAGGTTAAAACTGATGTGAATCCTAAATCTCCACCACAAAGACGTAAAATTCTATATGGCAATTTTAGTTCCTGTAAAATTTCTTTAACGTGATTGACCATTTCATCTAAAGCTTGATATGAACGATCTGGATGTTCAACCCTTAGAATTTCGACTTTATCAAATTGATGTAGACGGTTTAAACCTCTCACATGTGCGCCATAACTACCAGCTTCTCTTCTAAAGCAAGGTGTGTAACCGGTAATTGCTTTAGGTAAATCGCTCTCAATCAATAAATCGTCACGAAATAAGTTTGTTGCAGGAACTTCGGCAGTTGGAATTAAATATAAATTATCTTCAGTAACGTGATACATTTGACCTTCTTTGTCTGGCAATTGTCCTGTCCCAAATCCAGAAGCTTCATTGACTAAATGAGGTAGTTGGTATTCGGTATAACCAGCAGCTGTGTTTTTATCTAAAAAATAAGCAATTAATGCACGTTGTAACCTAGCGCCTTTTCCTTTATAAACTGGAAAACCAGCTCCGGTGATTTTGTTGCCAAGTTCAAAATCAATAATGTCGTATTTTTTTGCCAATTCCCAATGTGGCATTGCACCGTCATATAATTTTGGGATTTCGCCTTCTCTAAATACTTCTTCGTTATCCTCATCTGTATTTCCTTTAGGCACACTTTTATGTGGCACATTAGGAATTTTATATAACAAATCGTTTAAAGCATTAGAAGTGGTGTTTAATTGGTCGCCTAATGTTTTTGAATCTTCTTTGAGCTGTGTTGTTTTTTCCTTTAATGTGTTTGCTTCAGCAGCTTTACCTGTTTTATAAAGTTGTCCAATTTCCTTAGAAATACTATTAGATTCCGCAAGAGTATTGTCAAGTTTTGTTTGCAATTTTCTACGTTCTTCATCAAGGGTGATGACCTCTTCTATCATTTTTGAAGCATCCAAATTACGTTTTGCTAAACGTTTGATGACCTCTTCCTTGTGTTCTCTAATATAGGCAACTTGTAGCATGGTTGTATTGTGTTTTTTGAAACGCCAAATTTAAGTAATTGTCAGTTATTCTCATCTTGATTTGACGGTAAAATCCAATCATGGTGTTTAAAATGATGCCATTGCTCGTTTGCAAGGTCAACATTTGGGTCTATTAGTTGTTTACTCGCTTTGCCATTAACACTTACATAGGCTCTCACGTATACCTCAACATCCAATCCTTTTTCAGCATATATTTTTTTGAGACGCTGTGCGAATTGCCACATCACGTCTGGTTTTGTGCTTACGGTTCGCATTTGTTTTTTTGATAGATATGTCTCTAACTTAAATGGTATTTCAGCTTTTGAGGCTTTATCAACCACTCTAAAACTGGTATTGCCACTTTTTGAGCGCAGCATCATTCTCCAGGAAAGCCTGTGTCCTTCTTCCGTCCATAAAACATCATCCTTTATAAAATGGTGCCTCAATGGCAATGCAATTTGAATGATAAAATAAAGAACAAAAACAATTTTAAATGTAGAAGCGTAGGTTGGTGTTTCTATTTTTTCTTCGGAATATAATGGCTTTCGTTTTAAGAATAGTTTCTGTATAACCCTTGGTTCAAAAAAGAAAACTGCAAAAGCCAACGATAAATACGGAAATATCCCAACTTGAAAAATGAACGAATTAAAAAGATGAAAGAATATTGATGCAAAGAAGGCTACTTTTCGGGTTCGCTTCCAAAGGAGCAAGGGAATGATGAGTCCATCAAATAGAATGCCTCCATAGGCTATTAAATAATGGATGAATTTTTGTTGCAGCAAATTTCCGACGAGAAAATAATGCTTTTTGCTCTTCATAAGCAATTCTGGAACCGATAAATCTATCCATTCGGGATACATTTTAGCAATAGACGCGTAGGAATACAAAATAAACAATTGAATTATAAAAACCCATCTGCACCAATTAGGCATTGAGATTCTTTTAATGCTTGGGTTTTGTAATGCATCAACAGAAGCATAACGTTGTGCAGGTAAAAAACACATTACCGCACTTAAAATCATTAAGAAATAATAATGATTATTATATGATGATTTTTGCATAAAATACGTTGCAGACCATAATAGAGTAAACGAAATCATGCTTAACCTGTATTTATAACCTACCATAACGAAAAGTCCACAAATCCCCATAATGACGTAATGCGCGTACATCCACTCGCCTTGGATGGTCTGTAAAAAATCAAAACCTATGAAATTAAAAGTAAATTCTGGCTCGACCAATGTGCGTTTTAGCCATCCAGTAAAAATGGCTCCTATGCTTTCTAAAAAGATCAATCCGCCAAAAAATATTCTGAAAACGATTAGCGCGCTGTTATCTATATATTTGAAAAGAAACTTATTCATAGCGACTTTGAATCCAATTTATAGCATTAGACTTATCGTTTTGAAGTTGGTTTTTAAGTAATTCTACCGACTCAAATTTGCTTTCATCCCTTAACCGCTCTAAAATTTCAATCTTTAAAATTTTATTATACAAATCTTGGTCAAGGTTGAAAAAGTGAACTTCAGTCGATTGTTTTTCGCCTTCAAAGGTTGGATTGGTACCAATGTTCATCATTCCAAAAAAATCAATCCCGTCAATATTGGATTTTACAATATAGACACCATTTTTGGGAATTAATTTATAACCTTCTTCAATATGTATATTGGCTGTTGGGAAATTTAGCGTCTTGCCGATCCCTTTTCCTTTTATAACCTTTCCTGTAATAAAATAAGCATATCCCAAATAAGAATTGGCAGTTTCTATATCTCCTTCAATTAGCGATTGTCTTATTTTTGTAGAACTTACCGCAACATCTTCTATATCTTGGGCAGAAATTTCTTCTACGATAAAACCAAACTCTTTTCCGAAGGCCTTTAAATCATTGATGTTTGCAGTTCTGTTTTTTCCGAAGTGATGATCGTAGCCAATAATTATATGTTTTGCATTTAACTCATCTACAAGAAATTCTTTAACGTAATTGCGAGCCGATTTATTTGCGAATTCTGAGGTGAATTTTTTAATCACCACTTCATCTAACCCAAATTGAGACAACACATTTTTACGCTCAGTTATGGTATGTAGTAATTTAATTTCAAAATCTGGCTGGAGTACCATTCTAGGATGAGGAAAAAACGTAAACACAATAGATCTTAAATCTTTTGAATGACCAGTTTTTACAAGTCGTGTGATGATTTTTTGATGACCTATGTGCACACCATCAAACGTCCCTATAGTAATTATGGAAGATGGAACCTTTTTGATATTTGTTGGGTTTGAATTCAATATCAATTTTTTTGTAAAAGTAGGTATAATGATATGTAATAAAAAAAAAGAGGATTGCATAAATCAACCCTCTTTTGATATCTAAATTAAATAAATATTATTTTTTTATAAATGGCTTTGTTACCGAAATATCATATTTATTTATTTTAATAAAATACATACCATTGCTAAGTGCATTAGTGTTTATTGCTAGATCTTCTTCACTAGAAATAATTTTTTTAGTAATTGTCTGACCTAACATATTAACAATCTCATAACTATCTGGTAAATCACTTCTATTACTCAATTTGATATTTAGAATAGCAGCTGCTGGGTTAGGGTAAATATATAAATTACTATTTAAGAAATAATCATTTACTCCTAAAGAATTCGCTAAAATATTAGCTTGTTGAGAACCTCCAAAATCCCCGCCTGACACTAACAAAGTTCCTGTTGCGTCGTTCTCACGTATTTCAAAAGATCCTGTTCCATAATCACAGCAAATACCATCTCCATAAGAATCACTAATTAAAAAAGAATAACATTCATTAGTCCCTAGAGGAATTAATTCCGTAAATGTTGTATTATCTTCAGTACTACCATTATAAGGTCCTCCAGACGCTACAACATTGTCACTCCCATCTCGAAACTCCCATGTCGTTTCATTAGAGAAACTATCAGTTGTTAAGCTAAAAAACAATTGGGTTGCCTCTGCTGTCGTTGGAGAAGCTATCACATAATCTGCACTATCCGTATCATTACAAACTCTTTGGTCTGTTGAAGGAAGAGAAACACTAACATTTAATGTTCCTGAGCCATCAATAACTGTTATAGTTGGAAGTGTAAACGTGTCAAATTCATTTTGTACTATATTACCATTATATGTAAATGTTTCAGGAGCTCCTGCATTTATACTATAACTAATTGTTGCAGTAGTTATGGTACTAGATCCATAATTAGTTAGTCTTATATTTGGAATTTGTTCACCACATACTTGATCAAAACCTTCAATTTTAATGCTAGCATCGACAGCTAATTCTGGCAATGGCATTTCTGGGATTGTGTTAGATATTAAATTAACTCTAGATGTGTTTATAACATTTAACATCCGTGCTTTTTGACCGTTTGTAAATATATTCATACATGCATCATCAGTATAATCCATATAATTTTCAAACATATCATCACCTCCACCGGTACAAGTATCTGCAGCAGTTGTTGGACAACCACCAGTTGGACCGGAGATTGCGGGAGTATCTGTAACACTATCATTCGGAGATGAACATCCACCTTGAAACGTATGAAAAAGACCAAAATAATGACCTAGTTCATGAGTTGTAGTTCTTCCTAAATTAAATTGTCCGCCGATTGTTACTCCTGGAGCATCATTGGTCCCAAAAAACTCATATCCCATTACAACACCGTCAGAAGACGGAGTTCCTCCAGGAAATTGAGCATATCCAAGAAGCGTAGGATCGGAAAAATCGACTGTCCACATATTTACATAAAATTCAGGATCCCAAATAGTCAATGGCTTTAAAATATCATCCGTAGCACCTTGGAAAGGCCATGAATTTGCGATATCAGACAGGTCAACTCTATCAATTCCTGTAGAAGGATTACAGTCTGGATCTTGTCTTGCAAGATAAAATTCTATTTCAGTATCTGCACTTGCAGGGTCAGAACTAAAACCTCTAGAGCCAACAAGTCTTCTAAAATCTTCATTTAATACTTGTATTTGTGATTCTATTTGAGCGTCTGAGATGTTTCTTCCAACACCTATAGCCTCTCCACTATGAATAACGTGAACTACAACAGGAATTCTCAGTACAGAACCTCTTTGATAATCACTTCCTAATGCTTGAACTCTTGAATTCATAACACGCTCAAAAGCTTCACTACCCATCATATTAGGGTTTTTCTCTAATAATTGAGCATTATATTCATCTGTTGCGCAATTACGAATCTGGTCAACATTTATTTCTTGCGCATTCAATCCTAAACAAGTGATTAAAAGGACAACACATATTATTTTAAAAGTAAAATTTTTCATATTCTAATTTTTTAAAATTTAAAGCAACTAATTTACTGAAAATTTCTCAAAAAAACGGAAAGTTAAAAATGTAATTTTTATAGTCAATTATTTAGTATTTCTATATCGAATAATTTATTTTTATAAAAAAATAACTATATCATGAAATTAACATTACGCAAAATACTTTGCCTTTCGCTAGTTTTAACTGCTAGTTTAGGGTATTCACAAAACAAAATTTGGACAAAAAACAATACGGTTACAGACAGTAACGCTCTATCAAAATATCATTTAGAGCCTTCAAAAGTTGAAAGTTTCACTTTTAACGCTAATACTCTTAACCAGAGAGTCCAATTAGCACCTGTAAGAGGAGAAAGCAGATCAGTATCAAATACTATTATTGAAGTACCTGTTGTAGGTGGTGAATTTGAACAATTTAGAATCTATGAATCTCAAATTTTTTCTTCGGAATTAGCAGCACAATATCCAAACATAAAATCTTATGTTGGTTATAGTCTCGAAAATCCAACAACTCGTTTAAGTATGAGTTCATCTCCACAAGGTGTGCAAACAATGATTTCTTATGTAAACAAAGAAACCGTTTTCATGATGCCAACATCTCCTGGCTCAACAGATTACATATTATATACAAAAGCTTCTAGAGGAGTCTATGATAGTGAATTTGTTTGTAGTACAATCGATGAGTTAGTTGAAACTTCTCAAAATAGATCAGATAACGAATTTCAAAGAGATGCAAATGACCAAACTCTAAGAAGTTATAGATTAGCTATTTCTGTAAATGGGGAATATACAGCTTACCATGGAGGAACAGTTGCTGGCGCATTAGCAGCTATTAACACTACAATGACTCGTGTAAACTCAGTATTTGAAACAGACATGGCAATAACTTTTACTATAGTAAATGCGCCACAATTGATTTACACTAATGCTGCTTCAGACCCTTACTCTGGTAATCTAGGAAACTGGAATTTAGAATTGGCAAATACCTTAGATGCAAATCTAGCTGATGGTGACTATGATATCGGTCATATGTTTGGTGCTTCCGGTGGTGGAGGTAATGCTGGATGTATTGGTTGTGTCTGTGTAAACGGTAATGTTAATACAGGTAATCATAAAGGATCTGGAATCACATCTCCTGCAGATAATATCCCAGAGACAGATACTTTTGACATTGACTATGTAGCCCATGAAATTGGACATCAAATGGGAGCTAACCATACATTCTCAATGAATACTGAAACCGCAAATGTAAATGTTGAGCCAGGAAGTGGAACTACTATTATGGGTTATGCAGGAATTACAGGAGTAAATAATGTAGCATTAAATAGTGATCCATATTTCCATTACGCTAGTATAAATCAGATATTGAACAATGTGAACTCTGGACCTAACCAATGCGCTACGACTACTGCTATAGCCAATAATCCACCAATTGCGGATGCTGGACCAAACTATATAATTCCAAAAGGCACTGCTTATGTTTTAAAAGGTACTGCTACAGATGCAGACGGTGACGACATGTTAACATATTGCTGGGAACAAAATAATTCTGGTCAAGTGACAAACACTAGTTTTGGTCCAACGAGCACAATTGGAGCGCAAGCGAGATCTTTACCTCCATCTATGTCTCCAGATCGTTATATACCAAATTTTGATCGGGTTCTAAATAATCTATTAACTGAAACAAATCCTGGATTAACTTCAGATTGGGAAACGGTATCAAATGTTGCTAGAAATTTAACATGGGCTTTAACAGTAAGAGATCGTGAACCTTCTGCTACAGGTCTAAATGGACAGTCTAGTTTTGATTTAACTACAATTACTGTTAATGGTACTGCTGGACCTTTTACATTTACCTCTCAAAATGATGGTAGTACTTGGTTAAGTGGAACAGACGAAATTATTACATGGGATGTTGCGGGTACTACCGCTAATGGTATAAATACATCAAATGTAAATATTCTTTTATCAACAGATGGTGGTTTAAATTTTGATACTATATTAGCTTCAAATACACCAAATGATGGTTCTGAAACGATTACAGTACCAGATGCGCCATCAATAGCTTGTCGTATAATGATAGAGCCTGTTGGCAATATTTATTATGCATTAAACAGCTCGGAGTTTGCTCTAGATTTTGATGTTACTACAGATTGTCTTGAATATACCTCAGCAGAAAACTTAAATCTTGCAATTCCTGATGGGCCAGGAGGTAATGGAAATCCAGGCGCTCCAGTAACCAGTATTATAAATATTCCAGATTCTCAAACTATTGACTTTATAACAGTAAATGCTGATATTAGTCATGAATATATAAATGACATCATCATTGAAGTTATACATCCAGATGGGGCAACTGCTGCTATAATTTATAATAGAGAATGTGGATCTCAAGATGATTTAGACGTAACTTTTGCTGATGGTTCACCAGGAATTGTTTGTGCTACTCCAACAGTTGGTGAATATGGCCCAAGTTTTCCATTATCAGTTTTTAATGGATTGGATAGTAGTGGAGATTGGACGATTT
It contains:
- a CDS encoding tetratricopeptide repeat protein; the encoded protein is MRQIIISLTLLYCGLMFSQSEQLADDYFKRGEFDKALLSYQKLNENKKNSKYIYRIIETLQQLERYEESQQQIMQRMGEINYPPLLVDLGYNYQLKDSLGLANKYYDEAIQKVIEKPAYTYGIAKKFEDYSLLEQALTTYKKGMELNPDLNFNMQMARIYGEQGNIELLFSNYIDYVESKPSFLNTAKRAFSDFVSENKDNENNMILRTLLLKKSQSNPEPHWNDMLSWLYIQQKEYNKAFIQEKAIYRRNQESLSRILDLALTTVKQKEYKVANEIFEFVLENSQDIDTRLTANQYMLEMDIENADGKQLEEIDKKFNDLFDQYGKYEQTIALQIAYGNFLAFNKQEPKQASDFLKKSLDLQLSTFQEATVKLKLGDILVFQERFNEALIYYTQIQANLKNSTISQEARFKVAKTSYYKGDFAWAESQLKILKSSTSQLIANDALELKLLISDNKDEDSLQTALKLYSKADLMSFQNKNKEAITLIDKILNEHKGETIEDQALYMQAKLYEKTKQIDKAVANYQYIIDNYRDEILADDAHFYLAELYQNQLEQPEKAKELYEKIIFNHEDSIYFIEARKRFRMLRGDAIN
- a CDS encoding reprolysin-like metallopeptidase, producing MKLTLRKILCLSLVLTASLGYSQNKIWTKNNTVTDSNALSKYHLEPSKVESFTFNANTLNQRVQLAPVRGESRSVSNTIIEVPVVGGEFEQFRIYESQIFSSELAAQYPNIKSYVGYSLENPTTRLSMSSSPQGVQTMISYVNKETVFMMPTSPGSTDYILYTKASRGVYDSEFVCSTIDELVETSQNRSDNEFQRDANDQTLRSYRLAISVNGEYTAYHGGTVAGALAAINTTMTRVNSVFETDMAITFTIVNAPQLIYTNAASDPYSGNLGNWNLELANTLDANLADGDYDIGHMFGASGGGGNAGCIGCVCVNGNVNTGNHKGSGITSPADNIPETDTFDIDYVAHEIGHQMGANHTFSMNTETANVNVEPGSGTTIMGYAGITGVNNVALNSDPYFHYASINQILNNVNSGPNQCATTTAIANNPPIADAGPNYIIPKGTAYVLKGTATDADGDDMLTYCWEQNNSGQVTNTSFGPTSTIGAQARSLPPSMSPDRYIPNFDRVLNNLLTETNPGLTSDWETVSNVARNLTWALTVRDREPSATGLNGQSSFDLTTITVNGTAGPFTFTSQNDGSTWLSGTDEIITWDVAGTTANGINTSNVNILLSTDGGLNFDTILASNTPNDGSETITVPDAPSIACRIMIEPVGNIYYALNSSEFALDFDVTTDCLEYTSAENLNLAIPDGPGGNGNPGAPVTSIINIPDSQTIDFITVNADISHEYINDIIIEVIHPDGATAAIIYNRECGSQDDLDVTFADGSPGIVCATPTVGEYGPSFPLSVFNGLDSSGDWTISVTDNWDAITGTLNDWSIEICTTTVTPLSVDEFAVGDFSIFPNPNNGEFTIKLNSSSNQDITVDVFDIRGRKIFDNTYVNNSDFNQSISLNNVQSGMYLVKVSDGKKQTTKKIVIE
- the rsmA gene encoding 16S rRNA (adenine(1518)-N(6)/adenine(1519)-N(6))-dimethyltransferase RsmA, translated to MSVKAKKYLGQHFLNDESIAQDIADTLSLEGYRHVLEIGPGMGVLTKYLLKKKVKTHVIEIDPESVEYLKANYLNLADRVHEKDFLKYDITEIFGEEPFAIIGNFPYNISTQIVFKTLEMREQIPEFSGMFQKEVAARICSKEGSKVYGILSVLTQAFYDAEYLFTVPPSVFNPPPKVDSGVLRLKRKENFTLQVDEKLFFRVVKTAFQQRRKTLRNSLKSFNLSDNLKANVIFGKRPEQLSVESFLELTKLIENDENQD
- a CDS encoding DUF4286 family protein, with the protein product MIIYNVTVNIEDSVHEQWLEWIKTEHIPQVLGTGKFEKATLSQVLVEEELGGKTYSIQYRSYSREALDTYYREDADRLRQEGLKKFADKMLAFRTELQIVDEYNVKFT
- the serS gene encoding serine--tRNA ligase, which codes for MLQVAYIREHKEEVIKRLAKRNLDASKMIEEVITLDEERRKLQTKLDNTLAESNSISKEIGQLYKTGKAAEANTLKEKTTQLKEDSKTLGDQLNTTSNALNDLLYKIPNVPHKSVPKGNTDEDNEEVFREGEIPKLYDGAMPHWELAKKYDIIDFELGNKITGAGFPVYKGKGARLQRALIAYFLDKNTAAGYTEYQLPHLVNEASGFGTGQLPDKEGQMYHVTEDNLYLIPTAEVPATNLFRDDLLIESDLPKAITGYTPCFRREAGSYGAHVRGLNRLHQFDKVEILRVEHPDRSYQALDEMVNHVKEILQELKLPYRILRLCGGDLGFTSVLTYDFEVFSTAQDRWLEISSVSNFETFQANRLKLRFKNKEGKIELCHTLNGSSLALPRVLAGILENYQAEDGIHIPEVLIPYTGFSKI
- a CDS encoding HTTM domain-containing protein, whose product is MNKFLFKYIDNSALIVFRIFFGGLIFLESIGAIFTGWLKRTLVEPEFTFNFIGFDFLQTIQGEWMYAHYVIMGICGLFVMVGYKYRLSMISFTLLWSATYFMQKSSYNNHYYFLMILSAVMCFLPAQRYASVDALQNPSIKRISMPNWCRWVFIIQLFILYSYASIAKMYPEWIDLSVPELLMKSKKHYFLVGNLLQQKFIHYLIAYGGILFDGLIIPLLLWKRTRKVAFFASIFFHLFNSFIFQVGIFPYLSLAFAVFFFEPRVIQKLFLKRKPLYSEEKIETPTYASTFKIVFVLYFIIQIALPLRHHFIKDDVLWTEEGHRLSWRMMLRSKSGNTSFRVVDKASKAEIPFKLETYLSKKQMRTVSTKPDVMWQFAQRLKKIYAEKGLDVEVYVRAYVSVNGKASKQLIDPNVDLANEQWHHFKHHDWILPSNQDENN
- a CDS encoding M43 family zinc metalloprotease, with translation MKNFTFKIICVVLLITCLGLNAQEINVDQIRNCATDEYNAQLLEKNPNMMGSEAFERVMNSRVQALGSDYQRGSVLRIPVVVHVIHSGEAIGVGRNISDAQIESQIQVLNEDFRRLVGSRGFSSDPASADTEIEFYLARQDPDCNPSTGIDRVDLSDIANSWPFQGATDDILKPLTIWDPEFYVNMWTVDFSDPTLLGYAQFPGGTPSSDGVVMGYEFFGTNDAPGVTIGGQFNLGRTTTHELGHYFGLFHTFQGGCSSPNDSVTDTPAISGPTGGCPTTAADTCTGGGDDMFENYMDYTDDACMNIFTNGQKARMLNVINTSRVNLISNTIPEMPLPELAVDASIKIEGFDQVCGEQIPNIRLTNYGSSTITTATISYSINAGAPETFTYNGNIVQNEFDTFTLPTITVIDGSGTLNVSVSLPSTDQRVCNDTDSADYVIASPTTAEATQLFFSLTTDSFSNETTWEFRDGSDNVVASGGPYNGSTEDNTTFTELIPLGTNECYSFLISDSYGDGICCDYGTGSFEIRENDATGTLLVSGGDFGGSQQANILANSLGVNDYFLNSNLYIYPNPAAAILNIKLSNRSDLPDSYEIVNMLGQTITKKIISSEEDLAINTNALSNGMYFIKINKYDISVTKPFIKK
- a CDS encoding bifunctional riboflavin kinase/FAD synthetase, whose protein sequence is MILNSNPTNIKKVPSSIITIGTFDGVHIGHQKIITRLVKTGHSKDLRSIVFTFFPHPRMVLQPDFEIKLLHTITERKNVLSQFGLDEVVIKKFTSEFANKSARNYVKEFLVDELNAKHIIIGYDHHFGKNRTANINDLKAFGKEFGFIVEEISAQDIEDVAVSSTKIRQSLIEGDIETANSYLGYAYFITGKVIKGKGIGKTLNFPTANIHIEEGYKLIPKNGVYIVKSNIDGIDFFGMMNIGTNPTFEGEKQSTEVHFFNLDQDLYNKILKIEILERLRDESKFESVELLKNQLQNDKSNAINWIQSRYE